The genomic DNA ATCATTTTCAGCATAAGCGATCAGGTAATCCAGAGAAGCAACATGAGTAAGAAAGGATCTGATAGGAATCCTCGGCCCTTTGTCTTTCTTAAAACACCATTGCCGCCTTCTGCATTTGAAGCAAGTTTTGGTTTGAAAGGAAAGCAtggtctttctctctcactccccTGTGCACATGCTCACTCAGTTGTAGGTGTAACACACCTACCTGGTACTCAGTCTGAGTCTTACTGGACTCCCACACAAGAGTCTACTGGAATTCTGTGTCCTGGGGCATCTCTAAGACTATGTGCAAATGGAAAAGCACAGAATTGCAGACTGAAGAATCCGTAGCTCTCTGCCCACATGCATGCTTCGTTGTCCCATTGGACTTCACTTCCAAAAtgcaaattcaaagataaaattattaggaATTTTAAGACAGTGGTAGCTGAGTTGAACCAAGTTTAATGCTTCTGAGTGCCAGATTCTGTGCGACTGTATAGGTTGTATGCCCATGAAGCTGGACCATCATAACACAGCAGTCCTGATTCACCCTGATTCTCTTCCCCCTTCTGTAACTTTTCCATCACTCACTTTTACATCCAGCAGCaactggagaggaaagagagagtaaAATAACAGGTTATTAGGGGCTGCTGAAGCATAATGAGTTGGAATGTGGTCCTATCCAAGGAGACAGATATCCTCCTATCTCATCTCCAAGCTGCAAGGCCTGATTTCTTTCCCTGCTATCACGGAGCTCTAAAAGCTTCCTTCCTGAATTATCTGTGTGCGGTTCATTCCAAACTGTTGCTTCTGGATCACTTATGTCTTGTTTTTCCTAAGTAATTAGCTATTTTTCAGCATAaaaatttctctgtctctgtctctgtttctgtctctgtctctacaCCCCCatacgtatgtatatacacacacacagataaattTCTGATTGTGTAAGAAATCAGGTTCGctgtaaaataattcaaaatgcagaataaagacaaaaaatcaTTTATAACCTCACCATGCACATATAATGACCGGATACATTTTGGTTAATATGCtttcaggctttttctagttacatgaagtacatttttataaaaataagcccTTACTATATGAgctattttgtaacttttttacttaacattataCTGTGAATTTATTTCCAGATCAATAAATacaaagcaaattatttttaacacctaataatatttcattttattgatgtgcAATAAGTTACTTAACCAGTCCCTTACTGACGGacatatatgctgtttacaatatttggctattataaatagttctCTGGAGTATATCCTTTTATGtgtatctattattattatcatcaccatctGTTTATTAACTTTGCTTAaaacctagaagtgaaattgctgggtgaTGTATAATACTTTATTGTCAAGTCTTAACTTGTATAACAACCTCTTAGAAGTTTCAGATGTTAGTGAAACAGTATGATGAGTAACAATCCATGTGTCTGACCTGTCATCTTTTCCACAAGACCTTCCCTACAGCAGTGATCTTCACATCCACTTGGTTTCAGCAGCCACTCTAGTGGGTgaacacttgtttctttttttctttaattaatttatttatttatttatttatttttggctgcattgggtcttcgttgctgtgcacgggctttctctagttgcggcgagcaggggctactcttggttgcagtgcgtgggcttctcactgcggtggcttctcttgttgcagagcacgggctctaggcgtgtgagattcagtagttgtggcacacgggctcagtagttgtggctcaagggctctagagcacagcctcagtagttgtggctcacacgCTTAGGTGCTCctcagcgtgtgggatcttcctggaccagggattgaacccgtgtcccgtgcattggcaggtggattcttaaccactgcgccaccagggaagtcctaaacacTTGTTCTTATCCCTTAGAACATCTCGATGGTCAGCTTCTGATTTCCCACTTATTACAGGCCAGCAAGGTACCATTCAAAATCAGTTAAAACCCCTGGAGACTGGAACAGATGATTGAACCAAAACTTGAAACTCTCAATCGAATacatgttcattctttttttttttttttttggtataaaatgtttgcactttattttttcagatgtatttcaattttttttgtggACTTCCAGACATACTTCTCTCAGGATTATGCACAGACAGCCTGGATCCATTCCATTGTAGACTGTGTGACCATGCTCTGTGGTGAGTATCTCCTGGGATAGATAATTACTGGCTACCCTTGAACTATACATGACAGTGACCTTCCACTGCCTTTGATGACCAGTTTTCCTGAGTAGAAGGGCTATGATTAAAAATAGGCTAAaaccatataaaaagaaaagtatgatCCTGCATTTGGCCAAACCCCCCCAGATGTGCTTTTGCAGTTAACATTCTTGGCTGATGTCAGATGGACCAGGTAGTGAATACAGTCAATTGGACACATACCTATAGAGATAGGGAACTGGGCAATCACAGTACTTGTCCTGATTTTGGACGCAGTTAACCGTACAGTATATGCTTGCTTTCTTCTGAATGCTGTGGTCCCCTCATTCTCCAGTCACATAAACAGCGATTGGAAAGTACCACGAGCCATTTCAATGTGATCTCCTTAAATGAGTGCCAACAATGTGTGCATCACGTCTCAAGTCTCGTTTTCATTCTCGTCCCTTCCCAGAGAGTTCAAAATTTGGCTCGTTTTTCATGCATCAATCTTCATTCTTAGGGAAGTATTGTAGAAGGATAGAATGGTGCAATCATGAGATAAGCACATTCACTACGGCTGTAGTTTTCATCAGGAGCCACACAGGTGCTACGTACGGTGTACAGAGTGTTCTCAAGATTCATGGAATCTCTCATCGATCTAAGGAAAAACTaaccttgagatttttctttttaaaactttccaacCAAAGTTATTAGATGAGTGCCATAGACATTTTCTGCAATTGGGTCAAATCAAAATGATCTATTTGCAGACTAGACCCATTTAATCCTTTCATTTAGATGACTCCTGAGTATTTTAGAAAACTGTTATCTCTTCAGGCCATGTCTTAATGGCAAAAGAGAAATACTATATTATTTGGTATCATAAATAATGTCATCTATTCCATTCTAGGTActgattcatatttatttttagaaaaatgtacatAATCAGGATTTGTGCTGAAATGTATTTCCTTGGTTGGGAGGAATTTGAGTGCAATTCTAGGTTTCATGAGATGGCTAAGCTGACGCTACTGATAACGCAGGAAGGTCATAAGGGATCAAGAAATCATATTTTCAGGTTTTATTTCTagcctgtcttttttcttttaaccagtAAGATGATCACTTGGTTTTCAGGGTCAGATGACTAGGCACAGCCTTTGTGTGAGCATGCCAAGACGGCCATGTTTATCTTTCATGGAGGATACAGGTGATTCATTTCTCTCACTGTTATCTTTTGGAGAATATTTATAATCCCTCAAAGAGGAATAAATGACCTTCAGTGACCACAGTGGTCACAAGGACCATGTGAGGCACTGAGCTAAGAGCGGGGTCATGTTAGATGCAGAATATTTAAATTCTGCAGAATCACATCTGGGACGCCCATTGGGGTCATATCCGTCCTATGATGAACAGAGAAGTGAACATTCTTCATTGAGTTTAGTATACATTTTGTCACTTTCCAATAGCCATAGCAGCACCAGTCTGAAGATTTAGATATATTTTCAGGAGATTTGCTCATTCCTATTCTCCAGAGGTTATATATGCAGCCAGCTACTATTCTAACTAGATGGGATATTAAGCTGATGACTGATTGTATCATGTACATTTGTGTCACACCCAATTTTAACCTGATCgatataaaaattatactccACAGATACCTAGAGAATTGGCTCTTCTGATCTTGTTACTAGGAGTACTGGTGTCAGCATGAATTATTCTTCAGAAAGAAATTCACATACATTCCTCACCCATCATCTCTGCCATCAGTCTGAGAGACCCAAGGAGCCAGAATAACAGGGTGAAATAACCCTGCGCTCGGTGTAAGGTTCCCTGAACTGTATAGTTCTTGGTGATCTTGGGTATGTCATATTCCCCTAAGCTTCAATTTCTGTTTGGCCTCTTCCAGCTTTAATTATTATTCTATAAGCCTGGAAGTTGGCACAATTCTGACACATTGTTAAACCACAAATAGAGTGAGGCCAACCAAAATGTCATCATCTCATTTCCTAGATTTTCTGGGCTTTGATTTCTCATCCACAGCGTTTCCAAAAGCCCGGAGACAGTGCCAGATTGTGAAATTTGTCTATGATCTCTCTGCCTGGACTTTTCCTGCATAACACTGCTGGCCATGCCGTGTTGCCCACTTTCCTTCTCTACCATTTACCTGTCATAATTATTGTTAATTGTGTATGATCAATACTATATGAGACATACAAGGCACATCGCTGTGCAAGTGACATGGAGTTTAAAGGAGCTGATTCACTGTTTAAAAAACACCACATAATCCTGGGATTATGGCTGTCATAGAATGGAGATGTGGAATGAGCCGTCAAATGCCAGTCAGGAGATGTGATCCTaattccagctctgctacttattcTCTGTGGGACCAtggacaagtcacttcctctctccttggtttCCAAATCTGTAGAATGAGTGGGGCGGGCTTGAGGCTTTGAAGATGGATCGTTCTCTGCTCTGCCAGTGCAGCACCCACAGCCTTTCCACAGTGCCCTCAAGGCCTTTGTGTTGAAcctgtttattattgtttttgaagCTCCACTTGGGAGTGTTGTCAGTAACCATTTTTCCTGTCAAGTGGGAATCATGCTGGGTGGCTTGCTCGCATCTACTGGTCTCATCCTGGGCTCATTTGCCACCAGTCTGAAGCATCTCTACCTCACTCTGGGAGTTCTTACAGGTAAGGGCACTTTGTACCACCCTTCTCACCCCACCCTACCCAGGGGTTGTCAAGGCCACCAACAGATCAGtaattcataaaatattcattttgtaaGATGCATCATTTATCTTAATGTCTGCCTACCTAGCAGTTAACCAAAAGGGCTAGAAATCCAATGGACTGTCGTACTGTAGTGAAAATGTATCACCACTTTAATTCAGCCACTTGACAACAGTGACCGATGGCTTTCCCTTGGGCAGCCGTGTATGACTGAGATTCTCCACTCAGAAGCAATGTGACATTAGCCACAATGTCAATGATTGGCAATGATCATTCTCCCAACATCTTTGCCGAGACATTGAAATACTGTCTGTGGTTGACCTGAGTTGCCCCTACTCTATAGTGAGTACCATTGTCCAATAAATGgggttttaccattttaaaaagaaagccccTTGTGAATATCCTTACATTGCACATTTTCTTTCGATGTTATGGAAGTATCTTTAGAGAATGAAACCCATAGAAAGAGAAGCAACTGATGTGCATTCCATAAATCACACTTACAGGGACTGCATAGGATCAAGGTGGGCTTGGCTGGTGGGACTAGAGTAGCAGTTTTCTGCCCCATCACTCAGAGGGGAGGGTAACACTAACGCTTGTCTGGGCCACAGGGGTAGTATGATCAGGCCAATAAAGGATATAATCTCATAGTAAGGTTATAAATCTAGCTCTGTCAGCTAAAAATGGTATCTGTGCCCTGTCATCCAAAGGGCCTGACTGCTAGGGTTCCCCATCATCCCAGTTTACCGGGAACTATCCTGGTCTTGGTGCTGAAAGCCTCACATCTGGGAAAGCCCTCAGTCCAGGCAAACTGGGATCATTGCTCACTCTGCTCTGCAGGTGGGAACAGGAGCTGAAGGTagtcctccttttccttccctgacaTTTAAATTCCAGGTTTAAAGCCCTTCAAATTTTCTTGACTTAAAAGGAATAGAATTGGAAAATCTTGAAGAGGCTTTCTGATGACTTTAAGGGGTATTTTCAGGTGGCTATGTGTACATGCTATGCTCATGTATCAAATTGGCACAATGTTTCCTAATATGTGAGATTACTCTGGAGCTTTCACGGGGTCACAAATACTGTTTAAACCCAAATTCCAGTGTGGTCCAGATTATCAGAGTTGTGTCTTCAGGGGCAGTGAAGAGTTGAAGTAATTCtctggataatttaaaaatacttaaattatccagataatttaatttattaaaattaattttaatttattaaaaaagaagggGTGGGGAGAATAAATTTCTTAGGTCAATATTATCCTGATTTTCTAGTTAATTCAAATTGAGCTTGTATAATAGTTTTtaagttcttcattttattttgcttaagtcATATTCCCTTAAGGCCTTTCTCCCCAAGAAGAAAGTCATATATACGCTATACTTTGCAAATTGTGGATGACTGGTGAGGGGAGACTCATTTTCAGCTTGGTGTAGAAAGCAGTTTTAAAAGGGTTTATTTGAAGGTCAGATTCTCTTTATTCCAGACAGTATGATTCTGAGAAATGTTCTTTCAGTGGCTGTTCATGCCGTGCCACCAGCACTCATAGAGTTCTCTTTATCCCCAGGTCTTGGATTTGCACTTTGTTACTCTCCAGCTATTGCCATGGTTGGAAAGTATTTCAGCAGACGGAAAGCCCTTGCTTATGGGATCTCCATGTCGGGAAGTGGCATTGGCATCTTCATCCTGGCTCCTGTGGTCCAGCTCCTTATTGAACAGTTTTCCTGGAGGGGAGCATTACTCATCCTTGGGGGTTTCGTTTTGAATCTCTGTGTTTGCGGTGCCTTGATGCGGCCAATTACCCTTAAAGATGACCAAACAACTTCAGAGCAGAACCATGTCTGTAGAACCGAGACACAAGGCTTTCAGCGGGCGTCTCCCTCTTCGACTTGGACTAAAGAATGGGTGCAGACCTGCCTCTGTGGCTCTTTGCAGCAGGAATACAGTTTTTTACTGATGTCGGACTTTGTTGTATTGGCCATCTCTGTTCTATTTATGGCTTATGGCTGCAGCCCTCTCTTTGTATACTTGGTGCCTTACGCTTTGAGTATTGGAGTGAGTCACCAGCAAGCTGCTTTTCTTATGTCCATATTTGGGGTGATTGACATTATTGGCAATATCACGTTCGGATGGCTAACCGACAGAAGGTAAAATCCATGAAACCGCCATTGGTTCCCCACTAGGGACTTTAAACTTTGAGTTTCCCCTCATCACCTTACCCT from Phocoena phocoena chromosome 16, mPhoPho1.1, whole genome shotgun sequence includes the following:
- the SLC16A12 gene encoding LOW QUALITY PROTEIN: monocarboxylate transporter 12 (The sequence of the model RefSeq protein was modified relative to this genomic sequence to represent the inferred CDS: substituted 1 base at 1 genomic stop codon) encodes the protein MPTGNHWTADPSKIITGLLEXLGKEEKRTEAMAKVNRSRSTSPPDGGWGWMIVAGCFLVTICTRAVTRCISIFFVDFQTYFSQDYAQTAWIHSIVDCVTMLCAPLGSVVSNHFSCQVGIMLGGLLASTGLILGSFATSLKHLYLTLGVLTGLGFALCYSPAIAMVGKYFSRRKALAYGISMSGSGIGIFILAPVVQLLIEQFSWRGALLILGGFVLNLCVCGALMRPITLKDDQTTSEQNHVCRTETQGFQRASPSSTWTKEWVQTCLCGSLQQEYSFLLMSDFVVLAISVLFMAYGCSPLFVYLVPYALSIGVSHQQAAFLMSIFGVIDIIGNITFGWLTDRRCLKNYQYICYLFAIGMDGLCYLCLPMLQSLPLLVPFACTFGYFDGAYVTLIPVVTAEIVGTTSLSSALGVVYFLHAVPYLVSPPIAGWLVDTTGSYTAAFLLCGFSMIFSSVLLGFARLVKKTRKTQLQFLAKESDPKLQVWTNGSVAYSVARELDQKDGESVAIAMLGSNPA